A stretch of the Planctomycetota bacterium genome encodes the following:
- a CDS encoding PLP-dependent aspartate aminotransferase family protein has protein sequence MQAINERTPALETVGGIRAKGFATRCVHAGVDQDDSYKSATTPIYPTSTFGWHGLGKPATYDYTRSGNPTRRALEENLAALDGGVDCRATSTGMSAVTAAMNLFEAGDHVIAGHDIYGGTYRLFADVLPKLGIDVSFVDLSDVGNIDAAKTDKTKGLWIETPSNPLLNILDVGKLVDAAKKHGLVTIADNTFLSPALFRPIEHGVDVVVHSATKYLNGHSDVVGGAVVCGSDEHAQRISYVVNAMGLAQSPFDSWLTLRGVKTLGPRVRQHCDNAMKVAMFLKEHGEVERVYYPGLGDHPGHDLAKTQFDGFGGMVSFDLKGGFEKAKRVMPSAELILLAESLGGIESLWEHPWSMSHVSMSEAARRTAGIGEGLVRLSVGIEDAGDLIADLDRALSA, from the coding sequence ATGCAGGCGATCAACGAACGCACACCGGCCCTCGAGACTGTGGGCGGCATCCGGGCCAAGGGCTTTGCGACGCGCTGCGTCCATGCCGGCGTCGACCAGGACGACAGCTACAAGTCGGCCACCACGCCGATCTATCCGACCAGCACCTTCGGCTGGCACGGCCTGGGCAAACCGGCCACGTACGACTACACGCGCAGCGGCAACCCGACGCGTCGCGCGCTCGAGGAAAACCTCGCCGCCCTCGACGGCGGCGTCGATTGCCGGGCGACCAGCACGGGCATGAGCGCCGTCACGGCCGCGATGAACCTCTTCGAAGCGGGCGACCACGTCATCGCCGGGCACGACATCTACGGCGGGACGTATCGGCTATTCGCCGACGTGTTGCCCAAGCTCGGCATCGACGTGTCGTTCGTCGACCTGTCGGATGTCGGCAACATCGATGCGGCCAAGACGGACAAGACGAAGGGCCTTTGGATCGAGACGCCGAGCAATCCGCTGCTGAACATCCTCGACGTCGGCAAGCTGGTCGACGCAGCGAAGAAGCACGGCCTGGTCACGATCGCCGACAACACGTTCCTCTCGCCTGCACTGTTTCGTCCGATCGAGCACGGCGTCGACGTGGTCGTCCACTCGGCAACGAAGTATCTCAACGGCCACAGCGACGTGGTCGGCGGCGCGGTGGTGTGCGGGTCGGACGAGCACGCCCAGCGGATCAGCTACGTCGTCAACGCGATGGGCCTGGCCCAGAGTCCGTTCGACAGCTGGCTGACCCTGCGAGGCGTCAAGACGCTCGGCCCGCGCGTCCGGCAGCACTGCGACAACGCGATGAAGGTCGCGATGTTCCTGAAGGAGCACGGGGAAGTGGAACGCGTCTACTACCCTGGCCTCGGCGATCATCCTGGGCATGACCTGGCGAAGACGCAGTTCGACGGCTTCGGCGGAATGGTGAGCTTCGACCTCAAAGGCGGCTTCGAGAAGGCGAAGCGCGTCATGCCGTCGGCCGAGCTGATCCTGCTGGCCGAGAGCCTCGGCGGGATCGAGTCGCTGTGGGAGCACCCGTGGTCGATGAGCCACGTCAGCATGAGCGAAGCCGCCCGCCGCACCGCCGGCATCGGCGAGGGTCTGGTCCGGTTGAGCGTCGGCATCGAAGATGCGGGCGACCTGATCGCCGACCTCGATCGAGCGTTGTCGGCGTGA
- a CDS encoding AraC family transcriptional regulator, giving the protein MSARRQRQIERYMGTQIPHTAATAIGRSRRYVAERSLPLHTHDVHEICFITHGCMRWTLGDDERDVSAGSLFFTPPRVVHGSRIEVFDQGGLAWLQVDCGKLTDTELARRLRQSPPFIVQSPRFDEMLAAHERLMTECQMTRPDSPSLFDGVLKTLASDVLRSRDAIQTTTSSKAVAAIRAFIADASGSRVIGVADLQKATGLGRTRVHQLCRRHFGRSPGELILQARIHAARIRLSRSSQSVTQIAFELGFSSSQHLAAAFKKHVGMTPTAYRKAMLL; this is encoded by the coding sequence ATGTCGGCCCGTCGGCAGCGTCAGATCGAGCGATACATGGGGACGCAGATTCCTCACACGGCGGCCACCGCGATTGGTCGGAGCCGCCGCTACGTCGCTGAGCGATCGCTTCCGCTCCACACGCACGACGTCCACGAAATCTGCTTCATCACACACGGATGCATGCGGTGGACGCTGGGCGATGACGAGCGTGACGTTTCAGCCGGCTCGCTCTTCTTCACGCCGCCACGCGTCGTGCACGGCTCGCGAATCGAAGTGTTCGATCAGGGCGGCCTGGCATGGCTGCAGGTCGATTGCGGCAAGCTGACCGACACCGAGCTCGCTCGGCGACTCCGCCAGAGCCCGCCGTTCATTGTGCAGTCGCCGCGATTCGACGAGATGCTCGCGGCGCACGAACGTTTGATGACCGAGTGCCAGATGACTAGGCCAGACTCGCCGAGTCTGTTCGATGGCGTTCTGAAGACACTTGCTTCCGATGTCCTGCGTTCGCGAGACGCGATCCAGACGACGACGTCTTCCAAGGCCGTCGCCGCGATTCGTGCGTTCATTGCCGATGCGAGCGGATCGCGTGTCATCGGAGTCGCCGATCTGCAGAAGGCGACGGGACTCGGTCGAACACGCGTGCACCAGCTATGTCGCAGGCACTTCGGCAGGAGTCCGGGCGAGTTGATCTTGCAGGCTCGCATTCACGCCGCCCGGATTCGTCTGTCGAGATCGTCGCAGTCGGTAACGCAGATCGCGTTCGAACTCGGCTTTTCGAGCAGCCAGCATCTGGCCGCCGCGTTCAAGAAGCACGTCGGCATGACGCCGACGGCGTACCGCAAGGCGATGCTCTTGTGA
- a CDS encoding phytanoyl-CoA dioxygenase family protein → MTATTTSGHISADERERFLDNGYIVLKQVATDEDLQTFRGIYDKLFEDAAASGTTKALGGIDEQGRQKLPQVLGPHRDVPEILDMPYMKRLDLIAKDVFGPEAEFKSTHAILKPAGYGIATPWHQDQAYGDPSMHYRNINFWLPLDGATVEGGCMQYVRHSHRGPMMPHEYLEPSNKQTALVASDQDYWSANADAGPCEPGDVALHHSYCMHYAGPNRSDIARRAFIAVFHAPPTPLKRPWVLPWQQ, encoded by the coding sequence ATGACAGCTACCACCACCTCCGGTCACATCTCAGCCGACGAGCGAGAACGTTTCCTCGATAACGGCTACATCGTTCTCAAACAGGTTGCGACTGATGAAGATCTTCAAACCTTCCGCGGAATCTACGACAAGCTGTTCGAAGATGCCGCTGCCAGTGGCACGACCAAAGCGCTCGGCGGCATCGATGAACAAGGACGGCAAAAACTGCCACAAGTGCTCGGGCCGCACCGGGACGTGCCGGAGATCCTCGACATGCCGTACATGAAGCGGCTCGACCTGATCGCCAAGGACGTCTTCGGACCTGAAGCCGAGTTCAAGTCGACGCACGCCATCCTCAAGCCCGCTGGCTACGGCATTGCAACGCCATGGCACCAGGATCAGGCGTACGGCGATCCATCGATGCACTACCGCAACATCAACTTCTGGTTGCCGCTCGATGGCGCGACGGTCGAGGGTGGATGCATGCAGTACGTCCGCCATAGTCACAGAGGCCCGATGATGCCGCACGAGTACCTTGAGCCGAGCAACAAACAAACGGCTTTGGTCGCCAGCGATCAGGACTATTGGTCCGCCAACGCCGATGCCGGCCCGTGCGAACCGGGCGACGTCGCGTTGCACCACAGTTACTGCATGCACTATGCCGGTCCGAACCGTTCCGACATCGCGAGGCGGGCTTTCATCGCGGTGTTCCACGCGCCGCCGACACCACTGAAGCGTCCGTGGGTGCTGCCGTGGCAGCAGTGA